From Chloroflexota bacterium, a single genomic window includes:
- a CDS encoding permease encodes MDSATLVMAAIALVLLVLAYLRGSSVCVAGVKAGAQMLWNVLLLLLLSFLVAGLMQVLLPKEQIRRWLGTESGLRGILLGCLAGGIVPGPPYAVFPIVASLHRAGAGIGAVVGFVSAWSLWSASRFPTEFAILGPRVALIRFLSTLLFPPIAGWLAQFILARLA; translated from the coding sequence ATGGATAGCGCTACTTTGGTCATGGCGGCGATTGCCTTGGTCTTGCTGGTGCTGGCTTACCTGCGTGGCAGCAGCGTTTGCGTCGCAGGGGTCAAAGCGGGCGCGCAGATGCTCTGGAACGTGCTGCTTCTGCTGCTGCTCTCCTTTCTCGTGGCCGGGCTAATGCAGGTGCTCCTCCCCAAGGAGCAAATCCGGCGCTGGTTGGGGACTGAATCTGGACTGCGGGGCATCCTGCTGGGGTGCCTTGCCGGTGGCATCGTGCCTGGCCCGCCCTATGCCGTCTTCCCCATCGTCGCCTCTCTGCATCGGGCGGGGGCGGGCATCGGCGCGGTGGTGGGCTTTGTCAGCGCCTGGTCGCTTTGGTCGGCCAGCCGCTTCCCCACCGAATTCGCCATCCTCGGCCCGCGCGTTGCCCTCATCCGCTTCCTCTCCACGCTGCTCTTTCCGCCCATCGCGGGCTGGCTTGCCCAATTCATCTTGGCCAGGCTCGCTTGA